Proteins encoded together in one Telopea speciosissima isolate NSW1024214 ecotype Mountain lineage chromosome 4, Tspe_v1, whole genome shotgun sequence window:
- the LOC122659429 gene encoding phloretin 4'-O-glucosyltransferase-like, with the protein MDHRKSHFLLVTFTSQGHLNPILQLAKRLIRTTGTKVTLATTVKGQRLMTNTDTNTLPLIPGLSFAFFSDGFDDGSNPSDDPNHIAAQMKRVGSQSFSNLINSFNEGPHPVTFVVYSILLPWVADVARAMHIPSALLWISSATVFALYYHFFNGHDRLIETSTFIDELPGLPPLTRPDLPSFFQPSSPHTFVLPIIHEHFQTLQQDSHPRVLLNTFDALEESALRALSKLNVIEIGPLTPSEDKAYGCDLFSNKTGLDYIEWLNSKPVGSVVYVSFGSLVVLPNKQIEEIFHGLKASQKPFLWVVRSSESEIKELELEEETEGMIVGWCSQVEVLNHRSVGCFVTHCGWNSTVESLVTGVPVVGCPHFSDQPTNAKMIEAVFGTGVRARVSEEGEGIVEREELKRCLNMVMGGENGEEMRRNALKWKDLAMEAVGKGCSSARNFRAFVEELVQGCDTSIE; encoded by the coding sequence ATGGATCACCGTAAGAGTCACTTCCTTCTAGTCACGTTCACGTCCCAAGGCCACCTCAACCCAATACTGCAGCTCGCTAAGCGTCTCATACGCACCACCGGTACCAAAGTCACTTTGGCCACCACCGTCAAAGGCCAACGCCTCATGACAAACACAGACACAAACACCCTTCCTCTCATTCCCGGCTTATCCTTCGCTTTCTTCTCCGACGGTTTCGACGACGGCAGCAACCCCTCCGACGACCCCAACCATATCGCCGCTCAGATGAAACGTGTGGGCTCTCAATCCTTCTCCAACCTTATCAATTCTTTCAACGAAGGGCCTCATCCTGTAACCTTTGTAGTCTATTCCATCCTCCTTCCATGGGTTGCGGACGTTGCACGTGCTATGCACATCCCCTCTGCCCTCTTATGGATCTCCTCAGCCACCGTCTTCGCCCTTTACTACCACTTCTTCAATGGCCACGATCGCCTGATAGAAACCTCAACCTTCATAGACGAACTACCAGGATTGCCTCCCTTAACACGCCCAGACCTTCCTTCCTTTTTCCAACCCTCAAGCCCTCACACTTTTGTGCTGCCAATCATCCATGAACACTTCCAAACCTTACAACAAGATAGCCATCCACGTGTCCTTCTGAACACCTTTGATGCTTTGGAAGAATCCGCCTTAAGAGCCTTGTCCAAGTTGAACGTTATCGAGATCGGCCCCTTGACTCCATCAGAGGATAAAGCCTATGGCTGTGATCTCTTTAGCAATAAGACCGGTTTGGACTATATAGAATGGCTCAACTCCAAACCAGTTGGTTCGGTTGTTTATGTGTCGTTTGGGAGCTTAGTGGTGTTACCCAATAAACAGATTGAAGAGATCTTTCATGGACTAAAGGCGAGTCAGAAACCATTTTTGTGGGTGGTGAGGTCTTCGGAGAGTGAGATTAAGGAATTAGAATTGGAAGAGGAAACAGAAGGGATGATAGTGGGGTGGTGTTCACAGGTGGAGGTTTTGAACCATCGTTCAGTTGGATGCTTTGTGACGCATTGCGGGTGGAACTCAACGGTGGAGAGTTTGGTCACCGGAGTGCCGGTGGTGGGGTGTCCACACTTTTCCGACCAGCCGACGAACGCAAAGATGATAGAGGCTGTGTTTGGGACTGGGGTGAGGGCGAGAGTGAGTGAAGAAGGGGAAGGGATAGTGGAGAGAGAGGAGCTTAAGAGATGTCTGAACATGGTGATGGGAGGAGAGAATGGGGAGGAGATGAGAAGGAACGCTTTGAAGTGGAAGGATTTGGCCATGGAGGCTGTGGGCAAAGGTTGTTCTTCAGCTAGAAATTTCCGAGCCTTTGTGGAAGAGTTGGTGCAAGGGTGCGATACAAGTATAGAATAG